The following nucleotide sequence is from Melioribacteraceae bacterium.
ACTTAAGTCAAAATACAAATACCGAGCAAGAACTTCAGCAAAAATACCGTGATTTTGAAACGGAAGCTCTTCCCCATCTTGATGCACTATATAATTTTGCATTAAAAATGACTGCCGATTCCGATGAAGCCGACGATTTAGTTCAAGAAACTTTTTTACGCGCGTTTCGGTTCTTTGATAAATTCGAAAAGGGCACTAATTCTAAAGCTTGGTTGTTTAGGATAATGAAGAATACCTTTATTAATGATTATAGAAAGGATTCTCGCGAACCAAATAAAGTTGACTATGACGATATTCAAAATTTTTATGAAAATATCAAAGCTTCAGATGTAAAAACGCAGCATGTTGAACAAGATGTATTTAGCAGTCTGCTCGATGATGAAGTAACTAAAGCAATCTCCGAGCTCCCCGAAGATTTTAGAACTGTAGTTATTCTAAGCGATATAGAAGGTTTTTCGTACGAAGAGATAGCTGACTTTGTTGATTGTCCGGTTGGTACAGTTCGATCCAGATTACACAGAGCGAGAAAAATGCTATTTACAACTCTTTATTCCTACGGCAA
It contains:
- a CDS encoding sigma-70 family RNA polymerase sigma factor, which translates into the protein MNLSQNTNTEQELQQKYRDFETEALPHLDALYNFALKMTADSDEADDLVQETFLRAFRFFDKFEKGTNSKAWLFRIMKNTFINDYRKDSREPNKVDYDDIQNFYENIKASDVKTQHVEQDVFSSLLDDEVTKAISELPEDFRTVVILSDIEGFSYEEIADFVDCPVGTVRSRLHRARKMLFTTLYSYGKDKGYLQDKDKH